ATGTGCCTTTACAACCACTCATAATTCCTCCAATTATGTTTGATGTTATTTGGGGAACAAGGGTtggtaattttttgttttaactccttcaattaatttgttttccatatttttatgattttctttaCACATTAAAAGTTTTCACCAATATTGATTGTTGTTTGTTTTCAGGAGCAATGGAAAGATCCTGCGCAAAAGCTTGCTATTTTAAATATTAAAGAGGATAAGTTTTGGTATGAATCGAGATCGTGCACATGTTCTTGGACAATCACACTACGGAGGGAACGTCAACCTAATCATGTTATGATCTTGGAGAAAATTCCAAACAGTTAAGCCGTAAAAGGCTAGCCACAAGTCATGATGCTGCACTAGAAGATGCACATGGTCATTATGTTGCAACAGATGAAATAGTTCAAGATACACAATTCACCAAATCTTTAACTAGAGAGGGTTTTACTAAAGCTGATATGAATAGGATTTTGGGATTTGATTAACATGGGTAGTGAGTTTACTATGGTATCTTGTGAATACAAATGTTAATAATAGATAGTAGTGGTGGTTCCTATTACTTATTAGAATGTTATGTTATGCGTAAATCTATAAAATAGTTATTCCAATGCCTTTTCTTTAATAAATGTCTtttcttgaatgaatgtgagGTGTTGCATGTGCCTATAAAATGtgtgaattctttttttttgaaagaaaaacagGAAATAATTTCATTAAGCACAAAAGCCGACCAAAGACATTACATCACTATTCTTTCACTTTCTAATCTAGACTCGACACACTGGGGGAGCTCAGATTTCCATTTCCTAGTACAATTATTGTTTCTGGCAAACTTAGAAAGAAGATCAGCTACTTGGTTACACTTCCTATTTCTAAAACAAACTTGGACATTCCTAGACAATTAACTAGATGTTGACAATCTCTGATAATATTGGCATCCTCCCATCTTATAGTAATTTGAGGCCCCTTGACACTTTCCATGACTTCTTTGTTGTCTCCTTCCACTATGACCTGCTGAATCTGCAACTGAACAATCCACTGAAGAGCTTTAAGCACTGCCACTGCTTCAGCTTGGGTGATATCTCTGGCTCTTTCTACCAGCGTCCAGGCTTCCACCATCCTCCCTCTAAAATCTCTTATGATTAGAGAAATACCAGCAATATTATGGTTAGGTAAAATATAAGCATCaatgttgatttttaattttcCTCTAGGAGGGGGACACCATCTATTATAGTCTCTACTAGCTTCATTTATGCCTATCATGCTTCTGTCAACTTGGATTGTACTTTCTGACTGATTTATGTGGATTTTGTTCTCAGTGCAGTAAGTTAAAATCCTGTGTTTTAGGCTTGAGCTGGGACATCTACTGTTATTAAAAATGAGCTCACATATGGATTTCCAGATGAACCATATAGTAACAGTAATTAGATTAACTGTTGTTTTCCTTTTGAAACAAATATTATTGTTCGAGTTGCTCCAGCTTCTTAGCCATTGTTGTATATCATTGATGCTATCAACTTGTTGGCCAATCTGAGGATCAACAGTATTCCAAACATCTCTGGCATAATTGCATTTGAGCAGCATGTGGGtgatattttcttcttcctcattacATCTTTGGAAGTTGATTTGCTGATTTTGATTATATCTGCCAAGTCTTTCATTCACATGAATTATATCATGAGCCACTTTCCATATAAAAAGTTGGCATTTATGTGGAATCTGCAAATGCCATAAACTCAACCAAAACTTAGCTTCCTCCTCTTTGTTAACCAGACTTTGATTTTGCTGACAGAGAATTGCCTTGTATGTGGAGTTAACTGTAAATTCGCCATTTCTAGTTAGAGACCAAACCATTTCATCTTCTTGCTGCATTGAAGGTTTTATGTGACTGATTTTCTCTATCTGATCTTGAgtaaagtaatgttgaagaagatTCAAATTCCAGCTCTGAGTATGACTATCAATTAACTCATTGACTTTCATAtagtaaggatattcctcatagTTAGAGAAATTTTGTTGCACTTGAGCTACAGTGTATCCTTCAATCCAATTATCTTTGAAAGCATAAACTATCTTCCCATTCCCAATCTGCCAAATATGAAATTGTTTCACCCATTTGATTCCAGTGCTTATACTTCTCCAGATATCATTCCCTTTAATTGAAACCTCTTCTTGAAgaatatcttcattttcaaaatgTTTTTCTTTAAGAACTTCCAccaatttcttgttcttttcttgAATCATCCTCCAAGCCAGTTTAGTAACCATTGCTTCATTGAAAGCTTGCAAATTCTTAAAACCCAGCCCTCCCCATCTTTTAGGTATATTCACACTCTCCCAAGACTTTAAGAATCCTCCTTTTCCTTATTTTCTATTCCACAAATATCTTCTCTGCATTGCTTCAAGATCATTTATATTCTTCTTGGGTAATATGAAGCAGCTCATCTGAAATTGAGCCATAGAGTTTGTAACAGCTTGGATTTGTGtgtttcttccagcttgattagtGATGTCAGCCTGCCACTGAATCAGTCTTCTCTGCATTTTCTCCTTTATGCTTTTGAAAGAGTTGGATTTCTTTCTTTCTATGAACAGATTTattcccaaatatttttcttccaagggCATAACATTCATATTCATAGTATTGCAAATTTGTTGCTTTTTTCCCTCCTCAATCCTTCTATTAAAGTGTATTCTTGATTTACTGAGATTCACCATTTGACCAGAGGCTTTGCAGAACTTGTTGATGATGTCCTTAATATTGTTTATGGAGCTCATTTTGGCAGAGGAAAACAgaatgcagtcatctgcaaagaacaAGTGAGATATTGGAGGACTTCCTTTAGCAGGATATATTGGAATAATGTTTTTTCTATCCACTGAAGCTTGAATCATTCTACTTAGACCTTCCATGCAAGTGATAAAGGTATAGGGAGATAGGCTATCACCCTGTCTTAATCCTCTTGTGGGATGAATAGTTTCAATTGGAGAACCATTGAGAAGAATTGATATTTTTGTGGTAGATATGCATTGATTGACCAGTTGACACCATTTCTCAGAGAAGCCTAGTTTTCtgaagatgttgatgatgaaattccactccattctgtcaaaagcctttgacatatcCAGCTTTATTGCAACAGCTCCATTGCTATTTTTTGTGGTTTTCATGTAATGAACTATTTCATGAGCAATGACAGTGTTGTCAATAATATTTCTTCCAGGGACATATGCTGCTTGCCAAGGGGAGA
This genomic stretch from Papaver somniferum cultivar HN1 chromosome 5, ASM357369v1, whole genome shotgun sequence harbors:
- the LOC113279295 gene encoding uncharacterized protein LOC113279295, whose protein sequence is MEGLSRMIQASVDRKNIIPIYPAKGSPPISHLFFADDCILFSSAKMSSINNIKDIINKFCKASGQMVNLSKSRIHFNRRIEEGKKQQICNTMNMNVMPLEEKYLGINLFIERKKSNSFKSIKEKMQRRLIQWQADITNQAGRNTQIQAVTNSMAQFQMSCFILPKKNINDLEAMQRRYLWNRK